Part of the Vicugna pacos chromosome 3, VicPac4, whole genome shotgun sequence genome is shown below.
CTAGCCCAGCAAGATGGATTGCTTACAGGAAAAGtgagattttctattttcttccaaatTCTAATATACTTGTTGTGTAGTAACGTATTGGTTATTCAAACCTCTCTACCTTGGGCCTCACAGACCACGGGTAGGGCCCGAAAttaaaagacctttttttttctaagtgcaCTTAGAAAAGATAATGCCACCAAATGTGGTTGCTGTGCCAAAGTGTAACATTCTGCCTTAAAAAAGAGAATCCAGGTCcaaaaagccaaagaaaaaagTGCAGGCAGAGAAGCAGCTCTGGTCAGAATGCAGAGTTCAAGCAGGTCTTTAAAACAGGAAAGCACACAAGAATTGAGAACAACAGAGTTGAAGAAGGTGCGAAAGAATGCAAGAGAAGATAAGCTTAGGAAATGGGGGAGTCTAAGTAAGTAgacaaggaagaggaaggagtacAATGTTACAGCAACAGGGCAAACTCAGAGTCCCCGACCAAGAAAGGCAGCCAGGAAATTCACACAATGAATCACTCTGCAGACACAACCTCTCAGTCTCATgtggttcctttttcttctcctgtAGATCTCTGCCAGGTTTCCTTAGCTTGGATTTTAACTTATAATGTTTAAATCACTGAACTATCTCTTGGGAagcctttttttttgttgttttaaattaactcagtttctgttttgtcacACATGTTTGGGGTTTGGGTATTGGTAGAATGTTGGACACctttttataaaagatcttaagagttggtgttctttgttctttttcattagaggaaGGAattctacagattttttttcctaatttaataTTAGAgtaacataagaaaaataaagtataatgaTAAGTCATCCTTATTTATATAGAggatacatttaaaaacatcCTTTCTCTAACTAGTGGAAATTATTTTAGAATGCAGATGTTCATCTGTATCACTCTCCATCTAAAAGAATCAAGTGctttaacttgaaaaataaaaaaaaagaacaaaagtgctcttattttgttgattttcagCTTTCATCCATTTCTATGGAGGTACAATTATAGCCCTTTTTATATAATTGCATTCTTTGTGTCTAAAAGAATTTGCTAAGAAGTCATACATACACAAGTGAATTGTGTATATAAAGAGGGTTGGTAAATGCCACTTTCTTTGCCTTATAAGAAAGATTTTGAAGGGTACAcaggatgaaaaacaaaaaaatcacacaaaaattACTTCATCCTTACTGAACTGAAAACCAATAACTAGAAATGAGCAGAATAGAGACAATTGTTTTATTAGTTTCTCTGGCTAAGTGGCTAAAATTCTGAATACAGTATTTTAAGagaatacaaatatataaagcaCATTTTATTTGCGTTTCTTTATGTTTATACCCTCTCCCTTGCTCCAAGAAGGATTTAAGGCAGTTCAAATCCCATTTAAATTTCCCCATCAGCCATAAATACAGTTATCAGTCAGTATGTATTATTGCCCGTAGGTCTTACTCATCCAGTTCCACTGAAGAGGAcacttcaaaacaaaagaaacaaaaatatcagaagaaagaaaagaaaaaagagaagaagaataagTCAAAAAAGGGGAAACATCacaaaaaggacaaaaagaagagaaaaaaggaaaagcattcTTCTGCCCCTAATAGTTCTGAAATCTCCAAAAAGTAACTGAGACTTTGGCCTAAgccattatatttaaaaatttggtttcaaaaattattttaccttCCTTGAAATTTGCTATATAATTATGCTTTGCAATAAATCACAGCCTTTTCCATGTAGACATTTTTTCATATATGGGACCATTTTTGTCTGCCAATATTTTGATACGTTATGATTATAAAGTGCTGAATCAGTCTTACTACTTGATAGCCATGCCCCAAGTATGAATAGTTGTGCAACAAAACTCACCAGTTttggtgtttgtgtctgtgtctaGTGTTACTACTTTGTCAGTTGATTGTAAACGGCTTTCCTACAGTCAACACAGGTAATCTACCTAACAGTTAATGAGTATTGCTGAATTAAGTATCCACCTTCCAGTGATAAAGTGAGGTAGCGGATTATGCTTTGCTCTTGACACTGAAAAATTTAACAGCTTTATATCCTATGATAATGTACAAAGATAGTGAAATTCTTCACTGCTGTTTTTAAATCAGGCTTTTTTTGGGAAGTCATAGGAGATGAAGCTGCTTTATTGGTCTTGACCAGAACTTTTTAAATGAATGGTGTCGGGCAGGAagatgataatgaaaatatttataacaaaatttCACTGTTTCCTGAAATGCAGAGTTTCTAATACCTGCCTCCTTTGTTTTTGTaacaaaatatttcttccttgtttAAAATTACAAGCCTAGTACAGCCTATTTGTAAGTCTCACAGAGATGATACTGTGTTGGGCAAGATTTTTAGGATAGACTCCTGGGTGTTTTTACAAATGTGCCATATTGGCACGTCTTAAAGAGATACCTCAAACACAGAACTTTTTATTTAGAAGGGTGACAGCTAAATCTTCATTagaattgattttttattttaatcagtaTGTAAATTTTATGAAGCTTGTTTCTATGAGTAATGtggaaaatttttataaatgtaaacatatatatatttatttgtctgaAATAGTTTGTAGTTTTGAAGCAGGTTTCCACTGAATTTATGATTTCGTAAATGACCAGTTTGGGGTGTTTCTCTCTTTTACTTCAATCATAAACCTCAGGAGTAGTGACAAAAATTTAGGATTAAGATTTTtattctgtactttttaaaattttaagagccAGGGAGTTACATCATGAAAGCCTTTATATAGCAATGGAAATTTTGTATGAGTAAGCATTTTCAAACACGTATTAGCAGATATAaatgtttctacatttttaatTTCACAATGATCAATGTTACTTACTTTGCTTAGTACTTGGGTATCCCTTATGTCGAATAGTTAAATACTTACTGTTGTAGCAGCATCAAAAGTCAACTGGTTATCATGGCACAGCACCAAAGATTGTAAGTACCTCACTCTGGTGCAGGTATAAAATCTCAAATTGGTGACCTACAGACGTGGCTGTAGGTGACGTCATTATGATGAAATCAGGTGAGTACACACAACCTCACAGGCTGGAAAGGTGTACTGATTACTTCCTTCACCCAGCATCCCTACCTGGCGTGACCTCAGTGAGACTGGGAGAGCCTCATAACTCCTCTTAACATACGCTTTCCATGCTCAGATTCTAGGGAAGATACATCCACGTCTGTATCGTAGTATTACAGCCATGGAAGCTCTCACGCTTCTAGCTTTTCCGAAACAACTCAGTCCTGTGGCCTCCTTAGAAGTCCTTTTGTTTAAATAGCTCAGTCAGCTGTTTGGAGAGAAACACAGAGCTCTAGGTTCTTAAGGGTAATTTTTGCCTCTGCTGTAGTTGATGTATTTTGGGGAACTggattttatgaaaatataattctTTGGTTATCAGGATGAAATTagtaaaaataagtttttaaaaaaactttaaaaaatgattataaaatgctAATACATGCAAAAAGATGGTCTTACCCTATTGAGTGTGTAACATGATTAAAAATGATCATTGTAGTGACACAATTAATCCAGTTATATGTAAGTTTTACTTCTGTTAATTATAGAGGTAATAAATTTGCTCATCCAATTTGTTTTCTGAATGGTGACACAATCAATGACTCAGAGTCATGTAAAATTCAGCCTTCATTAACCAATATAGTATGCAAATTAAAAGATTTTAATGCTCAGTAATTTTTCCCCCCTGGAAAGCATCTTGGAATTATTGAGTAAATTTCCTATAGCATGATAATAGTTTATGAAAGATCTTGTCTGAAtaaaagtcatttatttttactaaagTAATTGTCTTCTAAAGTGATCTTGTTATTATTGTTGGGATTGGATGCAGATCTCAATATTATAGGAGAAAATTAGTGGCATTTCCTCTCAGGCAGTTTATAGCAGAAGGAAAACTGAACTGAATAGTAAAAATCCAAAAGTCCTGGTCGTTCTAActacctgtgtgaccttcagcaaagTCATTGACCTTCTCTGGGCCTTGATGTCTTTCATCCATAAAATATCGTACCAAATTACCTCTGAGATCCCTTCTAGCCCTGTATTTACAACTCACTCTGCCAAAAATTATATAGCCCTAGGTTGCCTTCAATTAAACTAGATTAAAGAGTTATTAGTAATAGTCTTGTTAAATGCCACTGAGTCCTTTCCTGAGCAAACATTTATGGAGTGGCTGGCATGGCAAACAGTGTGTTAAGTACCAGGGATACAAAGATAATAAGACACATTTGCTTCCCTGAAAAGAATTCGCAGTTTCGTTGGTAGGAGAAACAGCAGAACTCATCATTACATGTTAAGCACAGTACTTGTGTTTATAGAAACACTGAGGGGTCCCTAACCTAGTCCAGAGAAGTTAGAAAAGGCTACCTAGAAAAAGTATTACCTGAAGTGCATTTTGATAGAGGATGAGTGGGAGTTACAGCAATTCCAGACAGAATGAGGGCTGTGAACAAAGCCCACAGTAGAAAAACgagtgggggcaggaggggatgTCGAGAATTACAAGCATGTGTGAGGCAGGAAGTGGTAAGAATTGAGACCACCACTCTAGGTTCTTAGGTCCCAGAGAAGGAAGGTTTATGTTCCATGTTTGGGAGCTTGGACTTTATCTGTAAGGAAGAGACACCATTAAGAGAGTTTTAAGGAAAGAGATGATTTGTTAGGGTTGGTTTCATCCATTTCATAATCCAATTCTGCAgtttttaaaggatgaaattgCTCTCATTAGAAGGCCACATAGAAAGTAATTTGAACCTTTTGTATTCTATTATTTGGTCTCTTCATCTAGACCCTCTTTTCTTTCTAAGATCTgatcatttctaaaaattacagcGACTGAAGTCTTCGAAAAAGCTCCTGTAGTCTTTATCAGACCCGTTCCCAGAATTATATGCGTATGTACGCAATTTGAAACgtgtttgcttttaattttattctaggTTATTTTTGACTGACTTAAAATATATTCTGTGCTATATTAGTATTTTCAGTccaaataaatcatttaaaatatatttttcaatgcACAGACTGTCATAATTTGATAAGGCTTCAATATTTTGTCTCTATATTAGGAATATTACGAAGCACAACTGCTTCACAGTCACAGAGACACATATCAGCTGGTCCACCAGATGAGCCCTGTCGCTCTCCCTCAGATAACCTGGCTCAGCAGGGAGTGCTCCAAGGACCCCAACTGATGTTTGTACTGAGATTCAGTTTTCCTGGGCAGATGGCATCCAAGAACGGTAGGGTTTTTTTATGTCAGCTTGACGATAATTTCACTTGCAAAGCCCAGGGTCTTCAGACTACATTTGTATCCTCCCAATTCCTCCAAAACTTTGCAGAGTGCCAGAGAATTGGGTTGCCTCTCCCAGAAGCACAACGCATGGTGcatccagccctgcccagccctaCTTTGCCTGTCCCACCAGTTAGGAAGAGTCTGGGGGACTAGGAGCATTTTGCTGGCCCGAGTCTCTAAGTTTCCTGCTTCTTGTGTCATTTATGGCATCTGCTCTTGCCCTTGAGCAGCAAGAGTAGACTGTGCCAGTGCCTTAACTAAATTCTGCCAGCCTAGATTTTCACCAGAGGTAACATCTCATTAGTAAGAATTATTAATATGTGTATCAAGGTAGCCAATTTTCTGGAATTGATTTGTTTTTCATCAAagctgtataaaagatcaagcaCCCACAAATGCTTTAtgtgatttttcacaaaaataaataaaaattctttgcttttataatcacataaaatgtcatttttgtaatggaaatgttttaacCTTCAGACTTCACACACcgagaaattttaatatttaaacattGGCAAAACTGTGGTCTTTTTGAATGTGAAATCCAACACAGGCAGAAGGATGTTGCAATAATGATCTGGAACTATGTTGTCAAtttagtcacatgtggctaattaaacttagattgtttaagtgaaaatgtatttcttcagttgcactagccacatttcaagtgtccagtagccacaggtggctagtggctactgtgtcacagcacagatacagaaagaacatttccatcatcacagaaactcCTACTGGACAGTACTAGAATCTTCAGTTCTTGGTAAAAACTTTGACAGCTTGATGATCAAAAGTTTCTAACCCTGAGCTTTGCATGCCTGAGAGCAATAAGACAtagcttttttttctcccctcagcTGACCAGAAAAGCTGTATTTGGCACATTTTGAAAGGCTAGTCTTCCAGCTACAGAAATTGTACAACACGGTAGATGTGTTAAGGAGAGCCAGCTTAAAATTAATCCTTTTTTCCTGCTGAATTCCATTATAAGATCAGGTCTGTGTTGCTATAGCAGAATCACATTTGtgaataaaaatcttttaaaacaattataattTGCAAACACTGTAGTTTACTTCTAGAGGTCTAAGATATTACTGCAGTAGCTTAGATGGGACTGGAGAACTTACTTGGTTTATAAATTTCATCATAGAGATTCCTTAGGAACTTTATCAGTGAACGATTTTTGTTATGGTTATCCTTTGGTATGCAGAAAGTATCTATCATGCAGATTATACATTATATGTTTTGTTATTGAATGTTAGCTTTCATAAAGGCAATAATATAATTTGTGTGCTAAGCAAGTCCTCTAAAAAAGGCATGGGTTGACTTCTAAGAGACTTAACAACGTGCCTTAAGAAACTTCTGGTTTATAAGGCCACCCACCCTGAGATTTACCTGAGATTTATCCAGTACCATCCCATCTCTTCTAAAAAATAACTGCCTCTAAGTATGAAAAACTTGTGAAATTCTAGTAATGtgatataatttcattgttcCTCACTGACATAGGTTTGCTTATCTGTGTTATTGATAAATTCTATGGTTTCTCTTGAAGTATTAGTATAGTTTCTTAATTAGCAAATAAAAGTAAACTTACGCACATGGAAATCTATCAGAAACGTTAGTGggtgtttaataaatgaattGATCAAAACTGCAGCTGTATCTTGCTTTGTGAGTGGCGAGTTTTTGACAAGTATTATTAcaaactgtatttgaaatgcaCTCTTTATTGCTTCATCTCTCCAGCGAGCTTTTACAACACGGGATTTTTAATAATAAGCAATGTCGCTTTGTGTCATATCCATTGTTTTTTCTTGAACGATATCATCAGCTACATACAATGTTTCATTTATTGAATTTGATGCTGCATTTGAATTGAAGACTTTGGTTTTTCTGTTTGAGTTGCCTgcagatacacaaaacaaaatgaaattaattatttgaaattatgacatcaaattttatgttaaaatttgttcttaaaagataaattttgtgGGAGTATTGGAAATATGGTGTCCTGAAAACACTGTGGATGAGTGAGAATTGAATCATTTCAAAGTTGTTTTTGAGCATTTCCTCCTGAAAATCAAACAGAAGTCAGGATATCATTTCATGCTTACCTTTTTTCACACTTCCATGAAAGAAACTATACATTTGATAAGAAGGTTACAGTTTCTGtgttgcttaataaaaatgtgactGTCCCTATGCACAAAGTGAACGAAACTAAAGTCAATCGTAATAATTTGCAACAATCTTAAGGCTTTGCCATTATAATCAATTTAGATGTAACTTCAAAAGAGTGTATTTGTTCCACCACCCCATTCACTCATTCTATATTAACGAGTCCAAAATGCACAGGGGAAAAGGAATGTGAATCCTTGCTCATCAGAAGGTAAACTAACAAGCTCATAGCAAAGAAACAGACTATTACTGAATGGTGTTAGAAAAATTAGGtgtgaaaataatatatttcaccaatatatacatatttaaatatatttgaataatatataaatatgtaaatatagcaCAAGAAATCATAAATGTTACTAATAAACTCCTGTTGCTAAGTCCACAGTCCAGCTCACAATCCACACCTTCCTCGGCCTATCAGAGGCCTGTTTTCCCTTGGCTTCCGGGATGCCACCCTTCCTCGATTCACCATCTCTCTttcttggtctctctctctcttgttggTCCCTATTCCTCTCCTGGGCATTTTAGGCTTAGGAGTGCCTGAGGGCTCAGCCATTAGTTCTTGTCGCTGGCTCTCTCCCTAATTATCTCATTAGTCCCACAGTTTTTAATACCATCTCTGTGCTGATGACTCCCAGATGCATATCTCTGACCCACATTCTCCTAAACTCCAGGTTCAACTTCCTAGTTGCCATCTCCACTGTGATATCTAATAGACATCTCCAACTTTGTCCAAAACTGATATTTGGAtcattcccagaaaaaaaaaaaagcctactcaTACCACTCGTTGCCCCACATTTTAAACAAGATATCTTTAATATTAGCCCAGAGAACAATATCATGCATTTTTCAGTCCTATAGGCAAGATCTGGGAGCTGTAGTGAGACATCCTTCACAACAGATAAATAATATTGCCTGTTGAGTGCTGATGAtgggagtgtaaactggtacATTTATTTTAAGTCTGAAGTGTTCCTACCTTGTGATTTTAACATGAAGTACCAAGGAAACCATAGAAGGTAAgatctaaaatgtatatataaaaatacttgctggttatttcaatataaaaaatgtgagtacctttcatatttttaataaggAAACTGCTAAATTATCGTGCATCAAGTATCATGCAGCCATTTAATTTGAAAAAGCGGTTTCCaagaaatttttaattatgttCAAAGTGCTCAGAATACAATGTTAAGTGGGAAAGGATGCAAAACTATCAGCAGTACAATCACAGCTGATACTGAAACAGCACTTACTGTGAGCTTCTCTCTACTTAAAATCCTTAGGAGTGAATCTGAATTTCTTGGTTAGGCTGAGGATCAGCCCTACTTCCCTCTCCCAGCTCAGCTTACCGCCATCCCCCCCGTCATACTGAAACCCTGACAGGCTCCCCACACGTGCCCTGCTCTCTCTCGctggctttctctctctgccctaaACCTTTGCACACTTCCAGCTGCCTAACTCTCTAATCATCTTTGTTTGAATAACGCTTACCTGTCCTTTAGGTTTTAGAACATCTCCAAAcctaccaaaggggaagggggacgCACTGGCCAAGAGGTTCCACTATTAGAAGTAGCTTTCCTCTACTTTTTAACGTCTAGTCTatcttcattataattttttCACTTCTTTCCTTTAGGTAAGTCTAAGCCCTCACCTTTAAGTGTGTTCATACTGCCTGGCTTTGCCCATTTGTAAGTAATCATATAGGCTGCTTTCCAGGCCAGTCAGGACATCCCCCACTACAGGTTGATTTCATAGATCAACACTCAAAGGGCAATTATTATTTACAAGTTGTGAAGGGCAATGTCTCACTACTGCTCCCAGATCTTACCCACAGGACTGAAATATGTGTTGTTTGTTCTCTGGGCTAatgttaaaaatatgttttaaatgtagGGCCTAGAGCAGTACAGTACATGTCTTTATTTCATTACTTGTCTTCTAAACTTTTTTGGTAAAATAATGTTCTGCTTCTAAACATTCACTCATAATGTTTCAACCATATAGTTTGAGTTTGAAAAGTTAATTTGCTGTAAGCAAAACATTTTCTAGCCTGACAAGTAGCCCTTTGCCCAATCAGCAAGCAAAACTGTTTAAGATAAATGCAGTAGGAAAAGATGGCATGAAAATTTGATAATCTGATAAATTCTTGACTGTTATTTGCAAAGCAAACTTTAAGAAATACAGTAGATtcaggggggaggatatagctcaagtggtaagagtgcatgcttagcatgcatgaggtcctgggttcaatccccagtatctcctctaagaataaatcaatgaataaacctaaatacctccccccaccaaaaaaaaaaaaaaaagaaatacagtagaTTCAAATTCAACTGCTAAGTAAGGTGTGGAATATATACATGGGGGCCTTGAAACCATCTTCCTTATAtagcatttgaaaaaaatgtaggtttatttttacttgtttagcattgtttttactcttcagtctCATAGCAGGTAAAGGTAAAAGATCAAGAATTTAAGATACAAATTAATTTCATATTATCTGGATGCAATTTGTATCTTATATaagcacttcctttttttttaaattgaagtatagttgatttgtattatattagttccaggccatacaacatagtgattcaatatttttatagattatactccgtttaaacttactataaaatattagctatatacCCTATACTGTACAATgcatccttgtatcttatttattttatacatagtagtttatgcctcttaatcccctacccctatcttgcccctccaaCATTTCCTTAAACAtctaaaattttaacattttattcaaaTTCCTTGAAGTCTGAAGATGTCATGTTGGCTAATTCAAATCTGTCATGTTTCCTAAG
Proteins encoded:
- the SREK1IP1 gene encoding protein SREK1IP1 isoform X1; translated protein: MAVPGCNKDSVRAGCKKCGYPGHLTFECRNFLRVDPKRDIVLDVSSTSSEESDEENEELNKLQALQEKRILRSTTASQSQRHISAGPPDEPCRSPSDNLAQQGVLQGPQLMFVLRFSFPGQMASKNGRVFLCQLDDNFTCKAQGLQTTFVSSQFLQNFAECQRIGLPLPEAQRMVHPALPSPTLPVPPVRKSLGD